A single Cannabis sativa cultivar Pink pepper isolate KNU-18-1 chromosome 7, ASM2916894v1, whole genome shotgun sequence DNA region contains:
- the LOC133029229 gene encoding uncharacterized protein LOC133029229 → MHWTLVVVAPRKIIHLNPVKGCPIPEEIEQMIGRAFMYIGDAHEYLGPWQGISQANCPRQPKSQECGFYVLKYITDIVARANPNRYIQDQKAFGGKKQYDPKTELLPLQRKWIEQLMAVIHGDD, encoded by the exons atgcattggacgctagtggtggttgcgccaagaaaaattatccatttaaaccctgtaaaaggctgcccaattcccgaagaaatagaacaaatgatcggaag ggcattcatgtatataggggacgcacatgagtatcttggcccgtggcaaggaatttcacaagcaaactgtccaagacaacctaaaagccaagaatgcggtttttatgttttgaaatatatcactgacatcgtcgcacgtgccaaccccaaccgttacatacaagatcaaaaagct tttgggggtaagaagcaatacgatccaaaaacagaattgttaccactacagcgaaagtggatcgaacaattgatggcggtgattcacggtgacgattga